TGTTCCGCCGCCAGGGCGACGTCCGGGTCTGCGTGGCGGCCGCCGAGCGCACCAGCGGCCTGCGCGACACCATCCCGGTCGGCGCCGCGCTCCCGATGACGGCCGGCTCGGCCGCGCAGATCCTGCTCGCGTGGGAGGAGCCGGACCGGCTGCACCGCGGGCTCCGCAACGCCAAGTTCGACGCCGCCACGCTCGCGGCGGTCCGGCGGCGGGGGTGGGCGCAGAGCGTCGGCGAGCGCGAGCAGGGCGTCGGGTCCGTCTCCGCCCCGATCCGCGGCGCGGGCGGACGGGTGATCGCCGCCGTGTCGGTCTCCGGTCCCCTTGAACGCCTCACCCGCTCCCCCGGCCGCCTGCACGCCGCGCCCGTCGCCGCGGCGGCCGAGAAGATCTCCGAGGGGATGCGCCGCACCGGCTCGTGAACCTCCCCTCCTCCGGACCTCCCGCCTCCCGGACACCCCTCCTCGCGAACGTCCCCGTCTCCTGAACGTCTCCGTCCCCTGAACGTCCCCCGCATCGCGGAGCGGCACGGCATCGTGGACCGCACCGCACCCCCTGACCGAGTGCTCCGTGAACCGGGAGGCCGGATGGACGCCGACGAATCCGAACTGCGCGCGAGGCTCGCAAGGCTCTCGCTCGAGGAGAAGGTCCACCTGCTCACCGGGGACGGCTTCTGGACGCTGCGTCCCCTCCCCCGCATCGGGCTGCGGCGGATCGTGATGTCGGACGGCCCGAGCGGCGTCCGCGGCACCCGCTGGGACGAGCGCGACACGAGCCTGCTGTTCCCGAACCCCTCCGCGCTCGCGGCGACGTGGGACCCGGCGCTCGCCGAGCGGATCGGGCGGCTGAACGGCGCGCAGGCGCGCGAGAAGGGCGTGCACGTCCAGCTCGCGCCGACGCTCAACCTGCACCGGACGCCGCTCGGCGGGCGGCACTTCGAGAACTACTCCGAGGACCCGCTGCTCACCGCCCGCATCGGCGCCGCGTTCGTGCGGGGCGTCCAGTCCGCGGGGGTCGCGGCGACGCCGAAGCACTTCGTGGGCAACGACTCCGAGACGTCCCGGATGTCCTACGACGCGCGCATCGGCGAGGAGGCGCTGGACGAGCTGTACCTGCGCCCGTTCGAGGAGGCGGTGAAGGCGGGCGCGTGGGCGGTGATGGCCGCCTACAACAAGGTCAACGGCGCGTCCATGACCGAGAACCGGGCGCTGCTCACGGACGTGCTGAAGCGGCGCTGGGGCTTCGACGGCGTCGTGGTGTCGGACTGGACCGCGATCCGCTCGACCGAGGAGAGCGCCGCCGCCGGGATGGACCTGGAGATGCCGGGCCTGCCGTCCAGCCCGTGGCGGGACAGGCTGGTCGAGGCCGTCCGGGCCGGCCGGGTCGCCGAGGAGCTGATCGACGACAAGGTGCTCCGCGTGCTCCGCCTGGCCGCCCGCGTGGGCGCCCTTGAAGGGTTCCCCGAACCGCCGCCGGTCCGGACGCCCGCCGACGCCCGCCGGCAGCTGCGCGACGCCGCGGCCAGGGCCGCCGTGCTGCTGCGCAACGAGGGCGGGCTGCTGCCGCTGCGGTCGCCGCGCAGGCTCGCCCTGATCGGGCCGAACGCGGTCCGGTTCGGCGCGCAGGGCGGCGGCAGCGCGCACGTCGAGCCCGAGCACGTCGTGACGCCGGCCGAGGGACTGCGGCGGGCGCTCGGCGACGCCACGGAGCTGACCGTCCACCCCGGCGTGTACCCGCACGGGCGGCTCGCCCCGCTGCCGATGGCGCCGGCGGCCGACCCCGAGACGGGGGAACGGGGCGTGCGGCTGGAGTTCCTCGACGCGGGCGGCGGCGTCATCGAATCCGAGCTTCGCCGGGCCGCGCGGTTCGTCCTTCTCGACGGGCCGCCCAAGGGCACGGCCCAGATCGTCGTGCGGGCGCGGGTGACACCGGCCGAGAGCGGCGTCCACACGTTCGCCGTGACCGGCACGGGCGAGTACGAGCTGCGCATCGACGGCGCCGCCACGGCCGTCGCGCTCACGCCCGGCCACGGCGACCCGGCCGAGGGGCTGATGCGCCCGCCCGAGCACCGCGTCGAGGCCGAGCTGGCCGCGGGCCGCCCCGTCACCGTCGAGCTGCGGCACGTCCGTGCGCCGGGCTGGTTCGCGCCCGTGTTCGGCCTCGGCTACCGCGAGCCGCGCCCCGCCGAGGACGACGCGCTCGCCGCCGCCGTGGCCGCCGCCCGCGACGCCGACGCCGCCGTGGTCGTCGTCGGGACGAACGACGAGGTGGAGAGCGAGGGCTTCGACCGCGCGTCCCTCGCCCTGCCCGGCCGCCAGGACGAGCTGGTCTCCGCCGTCGCCGCCGCCAACCCCCGCACGGTGGTGGTCGTGAACGCGGGCGCGCCCGTCCTGATGCCGTGGCGGGACGAGGTGGCCGCGATCCTGTGGGCGTGGCTGCCGGGGCAGGAGGGCGGCGACGCGATCGCCGACGTCCTCACCGGGGCGGCGGAGCCGGGCGGGCGGCTGCCCACCACGTTCCCGGCGTCCGGGGAGGGCGTCCTGTCGCCGGTCCCGGACGAGGACGGCGTCCTCCGCTATTCCGAGGGCACGGCCATCGGATACCGGCATTACACGTCCGATCAGATCGCTTATCCGTTCGGGCACGGGCTCGGATACACGACGTGGGAGTACGGGCCGCTCACCGTCACCGGGAACACGGCCGAGGTGACGGTCCGCAACACCGGGGAGCGACCGGGGCGCGAGGTCGTGCAGCTCTACGCCTCCACGGGCGGAACGGTGCGGCTGGCGGGCTTCGCCGTCGCCGAGGCCGCGCCCGGCGAGTCGGCGACGGTCCGCGTCCGGCTGGACGAACGCGTCCTCCGTACCGGGGGCGATGACCTCGAGATCAGCACAACCCGGGCGGACATTGGATAGTGCCGGTATCTGATCGCCTCACCCGGATAGCGTTGAACGTCCGGTGGAGAAGGGTACGGCGGTGCAGATCTCCGAGCTCAGCGATCGCAGTGGCCTGACGGTTCAGACGATCAAGTTCTACATCCGGGAGGGCCTGCTCCCGAGGGGCTCGGCGGTGAGCGCGACCAGGGCCGAGTACGGTCCCCGGCACCTGGAGCGGCTGCGGCTGATCAGCGCGCTGCGCGAGGTCGGCGACCTGCCGGTCTCGGCGATCCAGCAGATCATCGCGGCCATCGAGGACGACCGCGTCAGCCTGCACGAGCTGTTCGGCGTCACCCGGTACGCCATCGGCCCGCACGTCGCGGCGCCGCAGGACCCGCACTGGCGCGCCGCCCGCGAGGACGTCGACGCGCTGGTCCGCGAGCTCGGCTGGAACGTCGGCGACCGCGCCCCCGCCCGCGACCTGCTCGCGCACACGTTCGTCGCGCTGCGCCGCCTCGGCTTCCCGATCACCCTCAAGGACCTGCGGCCGTACGTGCGGGCCGCCGCCGAGGTGGCCGAGCACGAGATCGGCCGGGTCTCGGACGGGATGCCGCGGGCCCGCGCGGTGCAGTCGCTGCTGGTCTCGACCGTCCTGTACGAGCAGGTCCTGACGGCACTGCACCGGCTCGCCCAGGAGGACGCCTCGTCCCGCCGCTTCGGCCGGAACTGAGGCCGGAGCCCGACACCGGGACGAGTCCCGCAGCCATGCGCGTTCCGCATGGCTGCCGTTCCAAATCTTCGCTGGTGTCATGGCCGACCCGCGTCTAGCGTCGATCGCGCCATGACACGAATCGCTTTTCTCGGACTGGGACGCATGGGCGTCCCCATGGCCCGGCGGCTCCTCGCCGCCGGGCACGACCTGACCGTGTGGAACCGCACGGCCGCCAAGGCCGCGCCCCTCGCGGGGGCCGGCGCCGCCGTCGCCGGCACGCCCGCGGAGGCCGTCGCCGGGCGCGACCTGGTCGTCACGATGCTCGCCGACGGCGCCGCCGTCGAGGACGTGCTGCTCGGCCCCGGCGGGGCGGCCCCGGCGCTCGCGCCCGGGACCGTGATCGCCGACATGTCGACGATCGGCCCGGACGCCGCCGGCCGCGTCCGCCGCCGGCTGCCGGAGGGGGTCGCGTTCGTGGACGCGCCCGTGTCCGGCAGCGTCCCGCAGGCGGAGGCGGGCGAGCTGGTGATCCTCGCGGGCGGGACGGAGGCCGACGTGGCCCGCTGCGCCGGGGCCCTCGAAGCGCTCGGCCGCGTCCGGCACGTCGGCCCGCCGGGCGCCGGGGCCGCGCTCAAGCTGGTGCTGAACGGGGTGCTCGTCGCGAACTTCGCCGTCCTCGGCGAGGCGCTCGCCTTCGCCGACCGGCTCGGCGTCGACACCGGTCTCGCTCTGGACGCGCTCTCCGCGCTCAGCCCGCAGGCCGGACGGCTGAAGGAGAGCACCCCGGACGAGACGCCGCGCTTCACGCTCGGCCTGGCCGCCAAGGACATCCGCCTCGTCCTGAACGAAGCCCGCACCGCCGAAGCCCACGCCGGCGGGGTGCTGTCCGCCGTCCAGGC
The sequence above is drawn from the Actinomadura hallensis genome and encodes:
- a CDS encoding MerR family transcriptional regulator, translating into MEKGTAVQISELSDRSGLTVQTIKFYIREGLLPRGSAVSATRAEYGPRHLERLRLISALREVGDLPVSAIQQIIAAIEDDRVSLHELFGVTRYAIGPHVAAPQDPHWRAAREDVDALVRELGWNVGDRAPARDLLAHTFVALRRLGFPITLKDLRPYVRAAAEVAEHEIGRVSDGMPRARAVQSLLVSTVLYEQVLTALHRLAQEDASSRRFGRN
- a CDS encoding glycoside hydrolase family 3 protein, producing MDADESELRARLARLSLEEKVHLLTGDGFWTLRPLPRIGLRRIVMSDGPSGVRGTRWDERDTSLLFPNPSALAATWDPALAERIGRLNGAQAREKGVHVQLAPTLNLHRTPLGGRHFENYSEDPLLTARIGAAFVRGVQSAGVAATPKHFVGNDSETSRMSYDARIGEEALDELYLRPFEEAVKAGAWAVMAAYNKVNGASMTENRALLTDVLKRRWGFDGVVVSDWTAIRSTEESAAAGMDLEMPGLPSSPWRDRLVEAVRAGRVAEELIDDKVLRVLRLAARVGALEGFPEPPPVRTPADARRQLRDAAARAAVLLRNEGGLLPLRSPRRLALIGPNAVRFGAQGGGSAHVEPEHVVTPAEGLRRALGDATELTVHPGVYPHGRLAPLPMAPAADPETGERGVRLEFLDAGGGVIESELRRAARFVLLDGPPKGTAQIVVRARVTPAESGVHTFAVTGTGEYELRIDGAATAVALTPGHGDPAEGLMRPPEHRVEAELAAGRPVTVELRHVRAPGWFAPVFGLGYREPRPAEDDALAAAVAAARDADAAVVVVGTNDEVESEGFDRASLALPGRQDELVSAVAAANPRTVVVVNAGAPVLMPWRDEVAAILWAWLPGQEGGDAIADVLTGAAEPGGRLPTTFPASGEGVLSPVPDEDGVLRYSEGTAIGYRHYTSDQIAYPFGHGLGYTTWEYGPLTVTGNTAEVTVRNTGERPGREVVQLYASTGGTVRLAGFAVAEAAPGESATVRVRLDERVLRTGGDDLEISTTRADIG
- a CDS encoding NAD(P)-binding domain-containing protein produces the protein MTRIAFLGLGRMGVPMARRLLAAGHDLTVWNRTAAKAAPLAGAGAAVAGTPAEAVAGRDLVVTMLADGAAVEDVLLGPGGAAPALAPGTVIADMSTIGPDAAGRVRRRLPEGVAFVDAPVSGSVPQAEAGELVILAGGTEADVARCAGALEALGRVRHVGPPGAGAALKLVLNGVLVANFAVLGEALAFADRLGVDTGLALDALSALSPQAGRLKESTPDETPRFTLGLAAKDIRLVLNEARTAEAHAGGVLSAVQARVDAALAAGLAGRDLTALAEHTRSRTGRTSPMRVKIGNPPTVPAPPNTAYSHTAYVTQGPMLYVSGQIALGEDGEIDAPGDIARQSEVIFSLLERILAAHGAGFEDVVNIRSFLTDLDLRREYGAVRARYFTGEPPTSTTVEVPRLFHPDALLEVEIVAAVP
- a CDS encoding IclR family transcriptional regulator, whose protein sequence is MDNSSGVGVLDKAVRVLNALEAGPASLAQLVQTTGLARPTAHRLAVALEHHRLVHRDTQGRFILGPRLAELAVAAGEDRLLAIAQPILAQLRDLTGESASLFRRQGDVRVCVAAAERTSGLRDTIPVGAALPMTAGSAAQILLAWEEPDRLHRGLRNAKFDAATLAAVRRRGWAQSVGEREQGVGSVSAPIRGAGGRVIAAVSVSGPLERLTRSPGRLHAAPVAAAAEKISEGMRRTGS